DNA from Daucus carota subsp. sativus chromosome 1, DH1 v3.0, whole genome shotgun sequence:
ACTACAATGATGGAGGACTCATTGTCACACAAATTGCACAAATCTGATAAGTTGTTTTTTGGTTCCAAAAGTGATCAAACAAAAGTGGTGCCATCTTTAGCATCTGAAAATTCTGGGGTGTCAAATTGCTTGAGGAGTAACGATAAGGATTCACCTGGTGAACCATGTTATCCTAGACTTGGTGGAAATTGCACTGCATTTGATAGTAGCTCCGATCATCCATCGACTTGCATGTCTGAAACAGAGAAGGATCTACTAGGCTTTATTGATAATGTTCATGCAGATAAAGAATCCAGTGATCTCTTGTACTACAATTGGTCTCATATAGAAAATTTTGAGGATGTTGACCGGATGTTTAGGTAATTCTTATTCTTTTGCTAAAAGACATTTGTCTTTCCTTAATTGCGATAGtgaatattaataatttctttCAGAGGCTGTGACCCATCATTTGAGCTCGGGGGTGCTGGTAATGAAGCTGGAACAGAATGGTTTTCAGCATCAGGTGCTCTTGAAGGATTTGAAGTATCTAAGCCAAGATTCAACTTCTCATGTCCTGATTCAAATGCTTTGAAAGACTTAACAGAAGATCTTGGATCTCCAAATCTGAAATATGATGATCCTGCTGTCCAGTATTCAAGTACTGAAAATGCATCTTCTAGTTACAAAGATAGATCTCAGCTGTCAATATTTGACAAGCCCGCCTCAATAAATAACTTGTCTTTTAAGAGCGGTCAAGTTTCTAAAGACAAAGACCAGTTCCTTGAAAATCAGGTTAGTTTAGTGGCAACTACTGTGCAAGTTTCTGTCGTCTGATAACATAAATGTTAGGCTGAACCTGAGAAGCTTCTCAGATGTACTTATATCTTCTTTCTGTATATGTTACATTTTTCTCTTCCTAAGAGTTGATgcaattaataattttgttatatatgtttatcCTTCCGTAGAACAGTGTTGTCATAATATTATCCATATTATCTTTTAAAGCTTATTTGCTGTAGTCgtctattttgaaaatataaagcTGGGTCATTACTAAATTTCTTGACGGGAGTCTTCACGAGTTATAACTACagacatatatgtatgtacagAAAAAGCAACAGAAACAAAAGgaagggaaaagaaaagatcGGCATTTTGAAAATGCTAGCTCATCGTGTCACCTCAATGACCTGCAAAAGGAAGGCATACATCTACCATGGGATGATAGTCATCATGACTTATACACCTCGAGTGGCATCCAGAAGAAGCAAAATTTATGCTATAATTCCATTGACAACCTAAacaatgattttcattatgtgCAAGGAGACTATCCTCAACCTTCAGAACAAACTACAGTTGATACAATGCTATCTGGGATGCAGTCAAAAAATACAGTTCAACCTTCTCCTTTTCAGAAGGATTCTTCCCATGCATCAAATGAAATACAGCGCTCATTCCAGGAAAAACATATTGTACCTGATGTTAGACGAAGAAATCTACAAGATATCCAGTACTCGTTTGATAGCAACTCAAAAAATATTGATGCTCCTTTAAACTTCAATCAAGCATCAGTTCAAACTGGTCACTGGTTTGAAAATCACAATGATGTGGAAGGAGTTGGCTCAGGAATTCCTGCAGATCTAAGTTCTCTAAATCTCCACGAAAGTTCTTCCGCAAATATTGGGTTAAATGAGTTGTCCCTAGAAGTAACCAGTTTCCGCCAGCTCCAACAGGTCATGAAACAGGTATGTTGGTATTCTCAGCACTGATTATGTTCATTAGTGTAAAAGTTCTCGTAGCATCTAAAACTTATAGTATAAGCAAGCAGGTAGCTAGATATTATTCACTTAATGTTAGTTTACTATAAATGCATAATTAAACAGCC
Protein-coding regions in this window:
- the LOC108204579 gene encoding protein LNK1, with the translated sequence MSDSSVYELGDIVWDEFAQTEDHIVPYSNSVEEHASQAENHKKSGFEVVGFPSDSADKYAANRVSQEKEERDTSDSVIANTTMMEDSLSHKLHKSDKLFFGSKSDQTKVVPSLASENSGVSNCLRSNDKDSPGEPCYPRLGGNCTAFDSSSDHPSTCMSETEKDLLGFIDNVHADKESSDLLYYNWSHIENFEDVDRMFRGCDPSFELGGAGNEAGTEWFSASGALEGFEVSKPRFNFSCPDSNALKDLTEDLGSPNLKYDDPAVQYSSTENASSSYKDRSQLSIFDKPASINNLSFKSGQVSKDKDQFLENQKKQQKQKEGKRKDRHFENASSSCHLNDLQKEGIHLPWDDSHHDLYTSSGIQKKQNLCYNSIDNLNNDFHYVQGDYPQPSEQTTVDTMLSGMQSKNTVQPSPFQKDSSHASNEIQRSFQEKHIVPDVRRRNLQDIQYSFDSNSKNIDAPLNFNQASVQTGHWFENHNDVEGVGSGIPADLSSLNLHESSSANIGLNELSLEVTSFRQLQQVMKQMDLKTKLCIRDSLYRLARSAQQRHNYANLTGGPGDVRNFMRDGTNECTGYIDMETDTNPVDRSIAHLLFHRPTDLPVMPCTNASSLDPHSIKTESETGPHNTADRL